From the genome of Leishmania major strain Friedlin complete genome, chromosome 35:
CTGGCTGCCAAGGCGCTCCTGCAGTTGTGCCGCCTGCAGTATCAAGGCAGCGTTGGATTTATCTGCCTCTGTCCTGACAACTTCCAATTCCTCACATCGCCTTTTGGAAAAGTCCAAGGAAGTGGATAAGTTCTCGACTTGCGCCTTGAGGGCCTGCAACTCGGCTTCCGTGATTTCCAAGGTCTTTGTTTGCGCGCGAAGTTCACTCTCCAGATCACTGACACTTACCTGTAACGCCGTAATCCGCAAAGCAGCTTCTTGCTCTTTGTGGTTGGCTGCAGCGATATCGTGTCGCATTGAATTGTTCTCTAGCTGAAGTCGTTCGTTCTCCTCACGCATCTCGTTGAGATTCGAGTTCAGCAGTTCGTCAAGCTCCCCCAGCTCCTGTCGCATGGACTCCACCTGGTCCCTCAACCAAGCGTTGTCCTTGGCGAAGGTGTCGCGCTCGAGTATAATCTCATTTAGGCGCACTGCACCCTGGCTGAGCTGGCTTTCGAGCAGCGACAACGCCTTGCGTTGCTCGCTTACTGTCTGCTCGCTGGTACGGCACCGGTTCGAAAGCGCACTGATCTGCTCTGCTGTTTTGGCTGCGTTGAGTTTGTTTTGCCGAATGCGTTCTTCGGCCCGTTCAAGAGCCCTGCAGCAATCAGAGAGCTCAACGAGTACGGCGTGAAAACGCTGCTCCAAGGCCCCGCCAATCGATGCTTGCTGGTTGAGAAGGATCGAGCTACGGGAAATCTGCTCCCTCTGTGCAAGTTCTGAaagctgctgtgcgcgtaGAGCGTCAGTCAGCTCCTGCACCGACAGCCACGCGGAACTACAGTTCTGCTCAGCAAGCATGCACCTCTCCGTTGAATCGCTTTTGAAGGCTGCAAACTCGGATTGCATCGCGGCCAAGGCTTTGGAGCTTGCTCGCTTGTGGTTATCCAATTCCATCAGCGCTGTTGCGTAGCTCTCTTTGACCGCAGTGAACTCGGTCTGGAGGTCTTCCTTCTGCTGTGATGTCTCATCCAGCTGTTGATGTAGACGCAGAAGCTCTGCCTGCAAATCACACAGCGCCTTGCCCATAGTCATTTCCCTGTCCTTCAGCTCTAGAACATCGCTTTCCAGTGTCTGAATCAGCTGTAGTTGCTGCTCTGCTGCAGTCTGCGAGTCTTGCAGTGCAGAGTCGGAGGCTGCAAGCTGTTTTTCCGTACGTTCGCACTTTTGTCGGAGCTGTTGTGCTTCGCTCTCAGAGGCCGCTACACGCGCAGAAAGCGACCCCAATTCGTCAGAGAGCTGACGCCGTTCTTGGCAGTCGCGGTGAAGTTGTCGCGTCAGCTCATCATTTGCAGAAAGAAGTTGATCGCAGTTCTGTCGAAGTGACTCGTTTTCTTCCTTGAGCTTGGCTACGCGCTCGAGCAACTTCTCCATGCTAGAGGACACATTCTCGCCAGCGTTACGAAGCGCTTGATTTTCTGCGGTCGCCTGCGCAAGCGATGATCGCAGGTGATCAAGCGCTTCCGTGTCTTTCTTTCGCGACGCAAGCGCAGCCTTCAGCTCGCCCTCGAATTTCGCGACAAGGCGCTCGTAGTCCGCTACACGCTGGGCAGACGAGGCGAGATCGCTTCGAGAGGCGGCCAAGCTTTCGATCAGCTGCGCATTTTGCTGTTCCAGGTTGCGGTGTTTTTCCTGCTGGTCCTCGATCTGAGTGAAGTACTGCGCtgtcagctgctgcgcgacatcTAGCTCTTCTTTTAAGCACGCTACTATCTCATCGCGATTCCTGAGTGTCGCCTTATCTGCTGCGCTTTCTTTCTCCATCACCGCCAGCTTGCGGCGCAACTCTGTGTTCTCTGCGCTCCACTGTTCCACAACATCGAATGCCTCATCCTTTagcatttttttttcttcctcaGCACGCTCCTTTTGGCCGAGCGCAGAGGAAAGGTCGTGCTGAGCATTGCGAAGCTCACCCTCCAGCTGTTTGATGCGCTGGGCGAGGACATCGTTTATGCGGTCTTGTTTCTCTGACATTCCTGTATCCTTGCGGTCTACAGCAACAAAGAAAAATTCGGTGAGGAAAACGAGAGTAACAGCTGATTTCATGGAGGGACTTTCGCATCATTCATTGCTGAGGTGGCTCTTGTAAAAAAACCACAATCCATTGCAGATAAGACTTTAAGGAAGTTGAAtcctttttgttgttgttttcaaATCATCCATTGTGCCAGACAGCATGAGTCGAGCTCGACTCCTCCCCGGCCTATCACGGTCCTATCCAGTCGTGCGACACAGCGCCAGACACTATCGTATCAGCAACGCGCAGACTCGACCATCGAAGAGCACGGCCTCCCCGCCTCAAGCTCTGCCCACCCCAGcttcgcaggtcgcctcacagccgctcctcccATGATGCCAGTCGCCCACCTGGTGCGTCCCTCGGGGCGGCTCAGGCTCTCCACTCCAGCGGGCAGCGTGGGGGCCGGGTGGCGCAGGTTCCAGTCACCTTGACACTCTGCCGAATCATACGGATGGCACTAACGTGTGCACGATTGCaggtcgctgcggcgcaacgccgtccagggCCTGGCCACCGCCATCCGTGGCAATGCATCGCgctgacccccccccctccgtcGTAGGCACTCcaccctgccaccaccacaagtGGCTCTGCATTTGGCAGCAAGTAGGGGGCTGTCTGGCTCTCCCACACCGAGTGGATTACTGGGCCGTAACACTACGCACTGAGGTGGCCCTCATTGTCGTGGTTGGAAGTTCGTCCGAGGAGGAAATGCACGTTGGCGCGAGCACATGCATTAGAAATCGAATGCAGCCAGTCTTTGAGAGCTGTGTAAAGTTCCTGCGGATGTGAAACCGTAACTGTTTCCGTGTGAAGCTTGCAGAGGCACCGCCAAGATCACCTGCAACGCGTCGTCTACGATGCTGATGCGTTTCTGTGCCGCTCTGTTTTCTCCCACACATGGTGTCAGACCAGCTGTAAAACCTGGGGAATCCGGACTCCTGCCGCTGTTTGTTTTAAACAGGGGGCgggagtgcgtgtgtgtggcttcCGGCGGCGTGATGTGGCCACGAGAGTGTCCTGCATTGAAATGAACGCCTGGAATTTCGTGGTTTTCGAGCCCTTTggagcccccctcccctggAGGGCTGATTGCTGGAACATCCCGCTATTCGATTATGCTGCTGCTATATCGCAGTGTGCGGCACCAGCTGTATGTTTCTGATACAGGGGGGAGAGATGCCATGGAATGACCCGTAACACGTTCAGCCGTTCTTTGCAGATAATGTCTTTACGACAAAAAGAGCACGTTAGTTAGTTATTTTTCGTCGTTCTGCGATCTTCCGCCATTTAAAAGACAGCGAATCGCGTCTTCAATGCTCCGTAAAATTTTGGATATTCAAAAGTGCGTACGCAAAAGGTGTTTTTGCTGGAACACGTGGCTGAGGTGTAGATATGACGTAAATTTCGTAGCTGCATTGTGAGTAACTTTATTCAAAGTAGTGCTACAATTGACGCGTGTTCTGCACGCGTTCTGCTGGAACGTGGGGACGAACGCAAGTGACATCTTTAGCTTCTTCTCCATTTGCAAGAGTGGCGGCCTTCACAAGGAGCTTATGGTGGTGCAGCTAAGATGAACTGTTGCCAGGAATACAAGTGAATTCCAAGCACGAGTGACACACGTCAACTGTGCATTATTAGGAAGTTCACCTGCTGGATGCTGTGCTGCACCATTTTTTGCTTCAGAAACTAATTTTATTAGCGGTTTGTTTCTATATTAAAAACCCAAATAAATGGCGAATTTCTGTGCAGAATTCTAATTGTTTGGAAAATGCACCTACTGTTGTCTTTTGGAATTTAATTATATATTGGGAAATATCAaatcgttttttttttcgtttttggtCTTGAGCAAATGTAATTGGAATTTTTCGTCGAATTGCGTCATGCCTGTCGCCCACGGTAAATGCGTCAACAGGGGTAACATATGCCACTGTACACGCTGAATTGAAAACGAGATTTATTGCCCAAAGATGGCCAACTATGCGATGATAGGCGTTTTATGCACCGCATAAAAAGAGTACTATCTTGCCAAGCGCTTATTGCTTTTTTTCCGACAGGGTTCGACGGCTGCCAAGAGCAAACATCATATCTGGCATTTATCTTTTCCACTCATTTTTGCTGCGCTCTGGCTATGTTTTTATAGCAAAGAGCCAAATTTTGGCCCGATTATCCCTCCACGAATCTTATCGAATAAGCTGTGGTTGTTTGAGCTCAAATTGATACCTTCCTCACTCCTTTCGCTTTTGAGTTCTCTTTGTTCAGCAAAGTTGTCGAATATAGAACGACAGAAAAATCCATAGTGAACCGCACAACAGCACAAAGAAAATATAAAACAATTCGCGATGAACAAGCAGCGCATCCGGGGCGAATCCTTTAAACAGGAGTACCAGGCAGCTGGTCGCCACCGCACCAATCGAAAGCGTGACCCGTCGATGAACAAGACCGATCCTCATCTCGTCATTGCACCTCAAGCTGAGATATACCAGGGGAAACTGGTTCTAGTTCTTGATCTTGATGAGACGCTGGTGTTCGCTCGTAGCGGACCTCTCTACGCTCGACCTGGGATTCCTGAGTTTTTTCAGATGTGCAAGGACGAAGGTATCGAGGTTGTTGTGTGGACGGCTGGGTTGAAGGCTTATGCGCAAGCTATTGTGTCGAATATCGACACATGTAATGCTGTGTCACATTGTATTTACCGTCACAACAAGTGGTTCAACGGGCAGCCGGGCTATCGCAAGGATCTGAATGCTCTTGGTCGCCCTCTCGACCGCGTTCTCATAGTCGAAAACACTCCGGATTGTATTCGAGGCTATCAAGACAACGGCATCCTTGTCAGCGATTACGAGGGTGGCGACGGAGAGGACAATACACTGTATGCGCTAGCAGAGCTGGTGAAAGTTCTCAGTGAAAGCAATTTTACTGTTCCGCAGTTTATCGCAAACTGCGACTTGCTGAAGCGTGAGCCTGTGATGACGGACGTCGGAGACTACATTAATGCATACACGCTTGATACCAACTGCTTTGATCCTGGGCATGTTCGTGTTAACCGAGATTTGCAAAGGTAGACTGACTGGTGCATTGTTGTTCCCACTGCTTCATCTTTTGTCGAAGATGCAGACACTGGCCCACACTCGAAATGTGCACTCACGCATATTTTTCTGTAATATTTCATTTATTTATCTTTGAAAGACTTTTCCTCATTTTGTATGACGATGCTGCGAACGTCGGCGTGATGTTGCATCGCTTCTGcagctttttttttgttgctgttgtcgaTGAATGTTTTTGTTTGCCAAAAGATGATATCCTTTTTCATCTCGCCAGTCAAGTCATTTAACCTGAGTCCTCTTGCCGCTACTCCCGGCgtcgcttttttttgttgtcgcGCAGTACAAACTCTTGTTCGGTAGGTCCATTCAATGAGGAAAAGGAAAGCGCAGTTACACGAACAATTCAGTGGCACTTCCACATTATTGTATCAGTCCATTTTTGAGGGGAAAACAACAGATAGCCTTTTTGTGTTCCGTTTGCTGAGTGAGTTGTCTTTTTATGCGAACTGCTGTTTTCATATTCTGCTGTTTTGCTCGTTATTTGTGTCATCAGCAGCGAGAGTGACGGTGTAAAGGGATGGGTAAACGGAAGCGCTTCGCGGGCGAGGTGTTGTGAACTGCACATAAGCGTGCTACAGCTTTGTCAAATCAACACTTGCTGTTGAAAGGAGTTTGATCGAGGATGTGTGCTATTTTGCAAAGAGAAAAAGGATTCAACTGTGCTTACACAATTGTTTCTTTTACTTTTTGCTAAACCTTTCGCTTGGTGTAGCCTGTTTGTTGTCATTCACGTAAGCTGCTTTTTAGGTGAGGATAGGAGTTGACCTCCTGTTGTGTACACACGTGCCTGGGACATGATAGATTGACAAACAATCAGAAGATGTCCGgcgccgtttttttttttgcctttATTGCCATCTCTGAGAAAAAAAGGTTGTCTTCCATGGTGTTTTTTGTTGTATGCGCATGTGCTATGCATCAAATGGGGAGTTTGATGTCAATGCTTTTTTTCATAACTGATCTTTATCTCGGGTCGATTAAAGAGTCATCTCTAGGGTAGTTTGGGCTCTGCACCCTTGTGCTGTGTGTGGTCTGACGGAACAAAAAAAGGATTGTCTTTGCAACCTAAATGTTTGCATCCGCGGGCGCTAACCTTTGCCTGTAAGCAGGCTTCGTTAGATTTATCTCTGAGTTCAAGAGAGGCTCGGCAAGCTAATGCTTCTTTCTCAAACTTCTCATTCCTGTTGGTTCTAACGTTTTTCTTTTAGAGCCTTACGCATGAAAGAGGAAAAGTCAGATTACATTGTTTGCTCTTCAATGGCACCCCGGCTGTCCGCCTGGAAAACAAACGCAAAGCAAACATACGTGAAAAAAGTCCAAAAGCCTCTTCCGCATTTAGGCTCTGCTGCTTTCTGCTTGCTATTGCTCGTAATCGAGCGGCGAGTTGTTCACAACCATTCGTAGACTTCTATGGTGCTCAGTGGCGCGCTGTGCTGGTGCAGCGATCATTATCTTTAGCCGGCACAACACGCGCCGCTCAGACATCAAGTGTACATATAGAACGAAGACTCGTAAAGGTTCTGTAGACACAGCAAAAAGGAGCGACCCAGGGTTTTGTGCTTTTTGATCCGTTTCCCGTGATCTGGAAAACTGAATAGAAGGCTGCATTTGCAACCCTTGTTGCGAGGTTTTGCTTGCGTGATGTCATCTTCAGTGCAAGATGCGAGGCCCTCCTCGATGGATGATGCTTCTGCAATGTGGGATCAAATTCAACGTATGCCCtttcagcagctgcaggaaaCTAACGAGTTTGTGTACATCAAAAAGGTAATGTCGCTTGTCGCGCGCTATGTCTTTCTGGAATCCGATCCGAAGATGGCCGACCCCCGATGCACGATCAGCATTGCAAAGCTGCTTAAAACCGTCTCTGCTAAGTGCCTCACCGAGTTCGCACGACTCAGCAAGACAGCAGAAGAAACAGCAGCGGAGATAGCGAACCTTCGGAGTGCTTTCAAAACACAACTTTCCtcaaaggaggaggaaatTGAGAAGCTCAGCGACCTGTTACGCAAGGCTAGAATAGAGGGGACATCTCAAAATGCGGCAGCTGAGCCGTCGAGCTCAGAGGAGCTAGCTCGCTTGAAGATCGAGAATGATGAGCTTTCTCTCCAGCTGCGAAACCTAACGCGGCGGAACGCGGAACTGAAGGAGGTCCTTGCATCGCGCAGTGATGACATGGGCGACATTAAGGAACACTATGAAAAGGCGCAACTAGAGTACCGCCATCTTGCCGCAAGGTACAAGCGTCTTGCCGATCGCTCTGCGAAAACAGAGGATATTCTGCAGGAACTGCGTCAGAAAGAGCAAGGCAAGAAGCAAAAGGCAGACGACGAGCTGGATCGACTGCGGCAAAAAGTTCAATCTCTGCAGCAAGAAAACTACGCCCTCGTACAGTCGCGCGATCGAGCGGAAGAGCTATGTGAAaagcgagaggcagaggcgcttCGTGACATGACGGAGCTGCGGAGACTGACGAAGGATCTCCTCGACGAAGAGCGCGCAAAAAATAAATCTCTGCGAGACGAGTTTGTCACCGTCAAGCAGGAATCTGATGCACATGTGGAGCAGCTGATGCACCAACACGAGGTTGACCTCgacgaaaaggaggaggagattGCACTACTCCGACGACAGCTGGAAAAGGCCACCAGTCAGCAAAAGTCTCACTTTCACCGTGACTCTTCAATCTCAGACGGTTCGTCGTCGCACTCGTCGGTAAAAACCGGTCCGCCTGACATCAGTGACAAGGATGCAAAGATGTGCGTGATCCCCACGGAGGAGCAACGCAGGCTGGAGCGCGAGAACGACGATTTGCACgccgaggtggagcagctcgAACTGCGCATTGACGCACTTGATGAAGAAAACCTTCGACTGACGCGTCTCGTCAAGAACTACGAAAGTGGCAACGAGGGCTTCTATCGGCTAAGGCAAGAATTGGCAGACCACACGCGAACTGTGGAGGTTCTCCAGAGCGAAAATGCGCAGCTTCGAGAGCGACTAAACGGCATGGAAGATTCCGTTACGTTTAATGCCGCGCTCCGCGAGCTGTGCAAGCGGGTCGgggtgacggaggaggaaATCAACAGTCTGCGCCCTCAGAACGCAGCCGCGTACAGCGAAATGGACACTTTGAAGGAGGAGCTGAGTCTgctgaaggaggaggtggagtggctggagcgggagcggcgcCATTGGATGAATAAGGTGCGACTGCAGCCCCTCATGGACACCAAGCTTCGCTTCGAGCTAGGCCTCTCCTCCGAGCAGCTCAAGCAGCTGGACAAGCTGGTGGACCAGATGAAAGCTGGCACCGTTCTAGTCGAGGAAAACGATGAGAGCTACAAGGATAAATATTtcaaggagctgcaggcgcggcgtcgcgaTGCTGAGCAGTTTAACGCGTTCGTGAAGGATCGCATAAATGACGCCCTGAAGAACGCTTTTGTGGACGTGAGCGCCCctgacaccgccgccgcggtgtcGGCACTGCGAGAGCATATCGACGTcatcacctcctcgtccacggTCGAGGCTGGTGCACAGGCTCAGGAAAAGATCGAGCGACTTACTCGGCGGCTGGAGGAACTTGAGCAGTCCGAGAATATGCGTGTGGAAGAGATTGCGCGTCTGCGGGAGCAGGTGGTGGCCGGCACGACTGAGAAGGAGGTGATTTGCCGTGAGCGTGATCAGTACCGCGAGGCCATTTTTGGCGCTGCCGGGATAGGCGCGGCCCAGACCGAAGTCGCAGccggcgcaggtgcgccgGCGCTCGGCGACTTTGGTGAGAGCGGCGCAGGGGGTTTGTCAAACGCGAAGTGGCTGACTGTAGCGAATacgctgcgcgagcagctACGCGTGAAGGATACGCTTATCGACTCTCTGAGTAAGGAGCTTACAGTAGCGAAGGAACAGTTAGAGGCGAGGCGGGCTGCCGacgcagagcagcaccgAAGGATGGAGCTAGAGAAGAAAGCAGACAATTCCTTGCAAGATCAGATCAAAGCGCTGGCAGAATTGAACGAGGAGCTCACTGAGAGATGCGGCGCGTTGTCGAAGACGAATAAAGACCTCGAAGACAGCCTCGAGCGACTTGACCGAGGGACGacgaaggagctgctgctcaaaGTGGttctgctgcgtcgccgcgagGCGACTCTACttcagcggctgcgccgagCCCTCACTACGCAAGAGGAGTCGAGTGCAGCTGTCAGACGAATGGAGTCTCAGATGAAGAATACACTGTGGCGGCTTCGCGAGATACTGGAGAGTGATGACCCCACTGAGgacgcggtgctgcctcGTTCTTCTGCGGGGTGCAGCATGGAGAGCGAGATGCTCAGTTTCCTCGACTACGCCGTCCGGCATCTGCTTCAAGGCAGAATGTACCGAGAAGACAGCCGTTTTCTCCTTCATCTCAAGCAGGTTTATCAAGGTATGGAGGCCAACCAAGAGATTTTGGAGCTGCGTTTGGACACGAAACGGCTTCGACACGAGCTGGCGGAGAAACAGGCGGAAATGGATGCACTGTCCGCCGAGGTGGCAGGCCTtcgtgcggcagcgactgccgCCGAAGACGCAAAAGTGAACCCGAGCCCCGAATACACGGCTGCAGCCGTGGCAAAGagcgaggcagaggcagccACGTACAAGCAGAAGTACGCTCTCGCCGCAAAGCGGCTTGAGGCTCGCGAGAAGGAGGTGTCGCAGCTAGAAAACGATATCGACTCTGCACGTCAAGAGGTCATCGAGGTGCGAGACCACATCCGCAACATCCTCAATGAGGGCGCTGACACGCAGGCGACGCCTTGCGGGTCGCTGCCGCACGCGAAAGTGAGCCCGACGGAGCTGGCTCGGTTGGAGAAAGAAATCGCGAGGCTGAAGACTGTCAACTTAGGGCTTCTGCACCACTCCTTGGATCTGCAGTCGCAGGGTAAGTCATTGGAAATAGAGCTAGAGGCCAAGCAGCAAGAGATCACGCTCTTGAAAAGTTCTGCAGATTCGCAGCTGGTAACCACCTTTGTGAGTGCTGCGATTCGCGAACACGCCGCACTACGCCGGCAGAGTGAACTGGCCCTCATCCAGGCGAAGCGACTCAAAATGCAACTGGCTGCAACGGAGGCTAACTATCACGTTGTTGCTAATGAGGCGACGGTGTACAAGACGGGCGCATATCGCCTGTATCGAAAGTACGTGGAGCAGGTTGTGTCAGTTGTGGATTACTTGCGGTGCGTGCAGCGCGCTAGCAAaggctctctctcgccgcacCAGGCGGAGATCATGGATCGCCGCCTTCGCAAAATCGTCTCGGACCTCGGTGAGTGCTTTGGTCGGAGCAAGATGCTATCGATGCAGCTCTCTGACGCGCAGAATACTGTCACCACTCTGGAACAACAGTTGTCTCTACTGCGTGTGGAGGACGGCCCAGCCAAACGGGATGCGATAGACGCGAGGCTACAGGAGGCGCGTAGCAGAGTGCGCGAGCATGACCGCCTCATGACGGAGTGCCAGGAGGAGAGGCAATTCCTACAGGCGAAGCTGAACCGCGCCGAGGCAAACAATAAAGATCTCAacgccgaggtggcgcggCTTGAGTTCGGGTACATGACAGCATCCCCCCTCGAtgcagagctgctggcgaCACTTTTGCAGCTAAAGGAGAGTGTCTTTGacaaggcggcggcaccgtctcTGAACCTTGAATCAGCTCTATCCACCGCGTCGAGCAAGCTGGGTTCGGGCAGCGCGGACGACAGCGACCTCGCCATTCGCGAGTACAAAAATGCTGTACTGCGGCAGACAGAGCTCGCACAACAGTGCGCCGCGCTGAAGAGGCAGGTGGCCGATGTGGACGCCGAGCGTCGCCGAATCGAGCAcatggcggcgcagctgaggGAAGGAGCACAGCAGTCGAGCGAGCAGGCTGCGTTCGCCCAGCGGCAGCTCGAAGAGGAGCGGCAAAAGGCGACGCAGCGCGAGGCACGACTACTGCGGGCGCATGAGACACAGTTGGAGGTGGCTCGCCGGGCCACAGAGCACAACGTTCACTGCTTGCAAGAGATGATCCAGAAGAAGGAGCAGCTAATCTCCTCTTTGCAGGAGCAGCTCTCCGCCGAACGCAGGAAGGGCGTCGAGTACGGGCTCGGCGAAGCAGTGCGGatggagcggctgcacgagCACATGTTCCGCGAGAACACTGCGATGGTGGAGCGCTTCAAGAGCGCTATTGAAACTGTCGGGGACTCTGTGCGCCATGCGAGTGAGAGCGcagctctgcctctcctcaTACCGGGCACCAGTAACGgtctgcaggagcagctgcagttCCTTACGGCGGAGACGgtccgcctccgtcacgAGTTGAAGGAGGCCCGCGCAACTAGCATTGTGCTAGAGtcgcagctggagcagcaggtgcagcagcagctgtcgACTCGCGCCCCGAACGCTGGAGCCGCGTCAGGTCACAACACCGATGCTCTCATGGGCATAATACGCAATCAAACGGCAATGGTGGAGagcctgcggcagcgggagATGCAGCTGACAGCAGAGCTCCAGCGTGAGAAGGAACAGCGGGTCTCTATGGAGCGGCAACTCAGCGATGTCCAGGCCCAACATGCGGAACAGGGAGGCATGTTGCAGCTTCTGTCACAAGTGGCGTCCGCCGGTGGTGTGTCTGATGCACCGCTGGTAGgggagctgcgcgcgcagaACGCGGCTCTTGATCAGGAGTTGCGCATGATGCGGCAAatgctggaggaggagcgggcgCACGCAAGGCGCTTCCAGGTGGATGCCGCAGAGTGGAAGACGCATatcgatgcgctgcaggctGAGGTGTcagcgcagcaggtggaGACGGAGCGGGCGCAGCACCTGGCGGCGCTTAACGAAGGGCTGCGGGGGGATCTCAACACTGTGAAAGAGCAGAACGACAAGCTGATGGTGGCCGCTACGATCCTCAAGCAGAAGCTGATGGACGAagcgcaccgcagcggtgAGTCTGCCCGGCTGCATCAGCAAGAAATCgcactggcgcagcgcatggGAGCCATCCAGCAAGAGTCGGCGATCCACATGAAGGAGCTTGATCACCGCATTCGCGCCATCCAGAAGGAGCTCAACGAGCGGgtggaaaaggagaagacgaTGCTGGAAAAGAACACGGAGTCGCAGCGGCTTGTGTACCAGCTACACCAGCAGCTGTGTGCCAAGGATCGTGAGTTGGCTTCTCTGCAGGAGCAGTTGCGGCAGCTCAGTGGTATCTCGCCGGTACGCTTGCAGCAACGCGCCAGTGCGGTTGCCTCGGGTCTGCAAAGTCGAGGCACCCAGGTAGTCGCGGCGAGAGAAgagccgtcgctgcagcgcgggAAAGAGGACGCTGTGGCGGGATCCaaggctgctgccgctgggcATCAACGAGCTGCATCTATGACTGATGCCGCAGGCGTTGAGACACTTACGAGCGTTATAGATAACCTCAAGCTGGTAATTGCGAAGTTGCAGAGCGAGAACGCCGATCTCCGCTCGACGCAAGTGCAGTCGGCCCACTACGCGCGCCAATCACGAGAACTGCGCGAGCTGAAGAAACGGGAGCAGAGTTTGCAG
Proteins encoded in this window:
- a CDS encoding conserved hypothetical protein (previous protein_id=AAZ14249.1) produces the protein MDDASAMWDQIQRMPFQQLQETNEFVYIKKVMSLVARYVFLESDPKMADPRCTISIAKLLKTVSAKCLTEFARLSKTAEETAAEIANLRSAFKTQLSSKEEEIEKLSDLLRKARIEGTSQNAAAEPSSSEELARLKIENDELSLQLRNLTRRNAELKEVLASRSDDMGDIKEHYEKAQLEYRHLAARYKRLADRSAKTEDILQELRQKEQGKKQKADDELDRLRQKVQSLQQENYALVQSRDRAEELCEKREAEALRDMTELRRLTKDLLDEERAKNKSLRDEFVTVKQESDAHVEQLMHQHEVDLDEKEEEIALLRRQLEKATSQQKSHFHRDSSISDGSSSHSSVKTGPPDISDKDAKMCVIPTEEQRRLERENDDLHAEVEQLELRIDALDEENLRLTRLVKNYESGNEGFYRLRQELADHTRTVEVLQSENAQLRERLNGMEDSVTFNAALRELCKRVGVTEEEINSLRPQNAAAYSEMDTLKEELSLLKEEVEWLERERRHWMNKVRLQPLMDTKLRFELGLSSEQLKQLDKLVDQMKAGTVLVEENDESYKDKYFKELQARRRDAEQFNAFVKDRINDALKNAFVDVSAPDTAAAVSALREHIDVITSSSTVEAGAQAQEKIERLTRRLEELEQSENMRVEEIARLREQVVAGTTEKEVICRERDQYREAIFGAAGIGAAQTEVAAGAGAPALGDFGESGAGGLSNAKWLTVANTLREQLRVKDTLIDSLSKELTVAKEQLEARRAADAEQHRRMELEKKADNSLQDQIKALAELNEELTERCGALSKTNKDLEDSLERLDRGTTKELLLKVVLLRRREATLLQRLRRALTTQEESSAAVRRMESQMKNTLWRLREILESDDPTEDAVLPRSSAGCSMESEMLSFLDYAVRHLLQGRMYREDSRFLLHLKQVYQGMEANQEILELRLDTKRLRHELAEKQAEMDALSAEVAGLRAAATAAEDAKVNPSPEYTAAAVAKSEAEAATYKQKYALAAKRLEAREKEVSQLENDIDSARQEVIEVRDHIRNILNEGADTQATPCGSLPHAKVSPTELARLEKEIARLKTVNLGLLHHSLDLQSQGKSLEIELEAKQQEITLLKSSADSQLVTTFVSAAIREHAALRRQSELALIQAKRLKMQLAATEANYHVVANEATVYKTGAYRLYRKYVEQVVSVVDYLRCVQRASKGSLSPHQAEIMDRRLRKIVSDLGECFGRSKMLSMQLSDAQNTVTTLEQQLSLLRVEDGPAKRDAIDARLQEARSRVREHDRLMTECQEERQFLQAKLNRAEANNKDLNAEVARLEFGYMTASPLDAELLATLLQLKESVFDKAAAPSLNLESALSTASSKLGSGSADDSDLAIREYKNAVLRQTELAQQCAALKRQVADVDAERRRIEHMAAQLREGAQQSSEQAAFAQRQLEEERQKATQREARLLRAHETQLEVARRATEHNVHCLQEMIQKKEQLISSLQEQLSAERRKGVEYGLGEAVRMERLHEHMFRENTAMVERFKSAIETVGDSVRHASESAALPLLIPGTSNGLQEQLQFLTAETVRLRHELKEARATSIVLESQLEQQVQQQLSTRAPNAGAASGHNTDALMGIIRNQTAMVESLRQREMQLTAELQREKEQRVSMERQLSDVQAQHAEQGGMLQLLSQVASAGGVSDAPLVGELRAQNAALDQELRMMRQMLEEERAHARRFQVDAAEWKTHIDALQAEVSAQQVETERAQHLAALNEGLRGDLNTVKEQNDKLMVAATILKQKLMDEAHRSGESARLHQQEIALAQRMGAIQQESAIHMKELDHRIRAIQKELNERVEKEKTMLEKNTESQRLVYQLHQQLCAKDRELASLQEQLRQLSGISPVRLQQRASAVASGLQSRGTQVVAAREEPSLQRGKEDAVAGSKAAAAGHQRAASMTDAAGVETLTSVIDNLKLVIAKLQSENADLRSTQVQSAHYARQSRELRELKKREQSLQTQLEDLSRQLVSLRASSRGDGASSLSNAELNRRLATEQAAAEQYEMELNNLRLQLSNADRRVVRPLDPTSGGAQATTVTPTAHSTVPPPLPKSRFSHHQERRGGDMSSLAEPPQRRLSSTRLSDTASATADHSASPQFCHRGEL